The Podospora pseudocomata strain CBS 415.72m chromosome 1 map unlocalized CBS415.72m_1, whole genome shotgun sequence genome has a segment encoding these proteins:
- a CDS encoding uncharacterized protein (EggNog:ENOG503P0SB): MTTAAPISPSRPWAGGMPLAMYPPNDQEFVLRTQRASARIQEITNGNGKPEVGACISGSPTDGVPTTHKPTVQLGGNTSSALNGTAERSGWYDRPRRLSNNSEASSTVASSAFFDGESFDGRIRTMSMSSSHTSVDSYPIGGPQSPAAQPRWQTPSNTPLIMGAGNAVGPCSQSYPWQKPAPIKQYRKKAQGELFAALPGEVLELMLEELRKLHLGQGRNSCATCWMRDCCSVALSARKCLKYAREALYGHIHIVGHEGPAIKKRTKTTYGSRLILLRRTLRSNAQIAVIVRSLKPPALPQGVGLTEYNDLVASVIMACPSLERLIGYYPTFNHSFQRIFQALSTRPKLKEMSWILEPSPSQQQQRSRPGGPNSHWGPVDLTRQEAQGFLDFNMNWKHLTTLVVHCHLGATLSPPNLLDRTVRCLPALQNLYLSHLPHSAFDDSSLLALPPLKTLSLAHCTGVTTNGLSALATRRNSNSLHTLTLIHLNIESLPAIARLFSYLYCLETFNIVQTIAPAIPPDEFIMLFPYLACRTLKRLHWDIPYLPTQSTPSDTILAKSISAGGFPALRYLCAPNDPEGIFQAVCQPREKVDLPGDRFRGRAHSYGHAHANSTSSRRPSSSQAWQGFGSGHHRNSSTASSQRSGSALGFWGSSNRSRSGSRSGSRSGNTPPPVSPLFPPPDALDMMARDNSDLHQARMAAQARIDQAKKYPRFFIQVFDEGGTMREKYGVGAFVGTVGSKVRYVLTPNEGLGQTDEGGGLVTVEDMIRDDGGEALVLGGGEGDGRSKKKKGAGIGEREEGEKRTREGCTGRWNTYSGMVVDKKDKERWWHQERGRWRQTVPS; the protein is encoded by the coding sequence ATGACGACAGCCGCCCCGATATCGCCAAGTCGACCGTGGGCAGGAGGGATGCCCTTGGCGATGTATCCGCCAAACGATCAGGAGTTCGTTCTGAGGACGCAGAGAGCAAGTGCAAGGATACAAGAAATTACCAATGGAAACGGGAAGCCCGAGGTCGGGGCCTGTATTAGCGGCTCGCCCACGGATGGCGTACCCACGACCCACAAACCGACAGTCCAGCTTGGTGGCAACACCAGCTCAGCTTTGAATGGTACGGCGGAACGATCGGGGTGGTATGATCGACCAAGACGCCTGTCCAACAACAGCGAGGCCAGCAGCACGGTAGCCAGCAGTGCTTTTTTTGACGGTGAGAGTTTTGATGGACGGATACGTACCATGTCGATGAGCAGCAGTCATACGAGCGTCGATTCTTATCCGATAGGAGGTCCACAGTCACCAGCAGCTCAGCCAAGATGGCAGACACCGTCAAACACGCCGCTCATCATGGGAGCTGGAAACGCTGTGGGGCCATGCTCACAGTCCTACCCGTGGCAAAAACCAGCACCAATCAAGCAGTATCGAAAAAAGGCACAGGGAGAGCTATTTGCGGCATTGCCGGGCGAAGTGTTGGAGCTGATGCTGGAAGAGTTGCGCAAGCTGCATCTTGGCCAGGGCCGGAATAGTTGTGCTACTTGCTGGATGCGCGATTGCTGCTCGGTTGCCCTCAGCGCTCGCAAGTGTCTCAAGTATGCTCGGGAGGCCTTGTATGGGCACATTCACATTGTGGGACATGAGGGCCCGGCCATTAAGAAGCGGACAAAGACGACGTACGGGTCGAGACTGATCTTGCTGAGGCGGACTCTGAGGTCAAACGCCCAGATTGCGGTGATTGTTCGGTCGCTGAAGCCACCTGCATTGCCtcagggggttgggttgacAGAGTACAATGATTTGGTTGCGTCGGTGATCATGGCATGTCCCAGCCTGGAGCGGCTTATTGGATATTACCCGACGTTCAACCACTCTTTCCAAAGGATATTCCAGGCACTCTCCACGCGGcccaagctgaaggagatgagCTGGATTTTGgaaccgtcaccgtcacaacaacagcagcggtCACGACCGGGCGGTCCAAATAGCCATTGGGGCCCGGTAGATCTCACACGGCAGGAAGCCCAGGGATTCTTGGATTTCAACATGAATTGGAAACACCTCACCACACTGGTAGTTCACTGCCATCTCGGTGCCACGCTCAGCCCACCCAACCTCCTAGACCGCACCGTTAGATGTCTTCCAGCCCTCCAGAATCTGTATCTCTCTCACCTGCCACACTCAGCGTTCGATGACAGTTCTCTTCTGGCCCTCCCTCCACTGAAGACACTATCGTTGGCTCATTGCACAGGCGTAACCACCAACGGCCTTTCTGCCCTTGCAACTCGACGCAACAGCAATTCCCTCCACACGCTCACCCTCATTCACTTGAACATCGAATCTCTCCCCGCCATCGCTCGACTATTCTCGTATCTTTACTGCCTCGAAACCTTCAACATTGTTCAGACAATCGCCCCTGCGATACCACCAGACGAGTTCATCATGCTCTTTCCGTATCTCGCGTGCCGAACCCTCAAACGACTGCACTGGGACATTCCATACCTACCAACACAGTCCACACCCTCGGATACCATCCTCGCAAAGTCCATCAGCGCAGGGGGCTTCCCCGCCCTCCGCTACCTCTGCGCGCCGAACGACCCGGAAGGGATCTTCCAGGCTGTCTGCCAGCCGAGAGAAAAGGTCGATTTGCCAGGTGACCGCTTCCGCGGACGAGCCCACAGTTACGGGCACGCACACGCCAACAGCACTTCCTCTCGCCGTCCCAGCTCGTCCCAAGCCTGGCAGGGTTTTGGCTCgggccaccaccgcaacTCGTCCACTGCCTCGTCGCAGCGGTCCGGCAGCGCGCTGGGGTTCTGGGGGAGCAGCAACCGGTCTCGAAGCGGGAGCCGGTCGGGCAGCAGAAGTGGAAACACCCCACCGCCGGTCAGCCCGCTCTTCCCGCCGCCGGATGCGCTGGATATGATGGCGCGGGATAATAGCGATTTGCACcaggcgaggatggcggcgcaGGCGAGGATCGACCAGGCGAAGAAGTATCCGAGGTTTTTCATTCAGGTTTTTGACGAGGGGGGCACCATGAGGGAGAAGTATGGAGTCGGGGCGTTTGTCGGGACGGTGGGGAGCAAGGTTAGGTATGTGCTGACTCCgaatgaggggttgggacagacggacgagggaggggggttggtgacggtggaggatatgattagggatgatgggggggaagcgttggttttggggggaggggagggggatgggagaagcaagaagaagaagggtgcTGGGATTGGGgaacgggaggagggggagaagaggactAGGGAGGGATGTACGGGACGGTGGAATACGTATTCGGGCATGGTGGTTGAtaagaaggacaaggaacggtggtggcatcaggagcgggggaggtggaggcagACGGTCCCTTCTTGA
- a CDS encoding uncharacterized protein (COG:O; EggNog:ENOG503P44B; BUSCO:EOG09264XM2) yields the protein MLSSLVSSSRRAASQMCASCQREAKNSLRSRAAFSSLSVTPRERCQTSMSGSTPRISLLQPRQQRWSSSSSSSSSSSSSSSSPSEPTPASKDGSKKRKTPPFYALFPQTLPLGPPPSGPFHIPLRTLRNEFLKLQALSHPDFAHSSASASAKSAATTNSAIINTAYKTLSNPLLRAQYLLHELYDVDLAGDEAGTHAEPDPELLMTVLESREIIEEADTEQDLEELREENEKRIEEAERGLEEAFKVEDVERAKEEAVRLRYWMNIREGMDNWERGKGVVLQH from the coding sequence ATGCTGTCCTCGCTTGTGTCGTCCTCGCGGCGCGCGGCATCACAAATGTGTGCCTCTTGTCAAAGAGAGGCGAAGAACTCACTGAGATCGAGAGCAGCCTTTTCCAGCCTGTCTGTAACCCCCAGAGAAAGATGCCAAACATCAATGTCAGGGAGTACACCCAGGATATCACTCCTCCAGCCCCGACAACAGCggtggtcctcctcctcctcctcctcctcctcctcttcttcttcttcttcttcaccatcagaaccaacaccagcctCAAAAGACgggagcaagaagaggaaaaccCCCCCATTCTacgccctcttcccccagaccctccccctcggcccacctccctcgggacccttccacatccccctccgCACCCTCCGCAACGAGTTCCTCAAGCTCCaagccctctcccacccagACTTTGCCCACTCCTCCGCGTCCGCCAGTGCCAAATCCGCCGCGACGACCAACTCTGCCATTATCAACACGGCCTACAAAACGCTATCCAACCCTCTCTTGCGCGCGCAGTATCTCTTGCATGAGCTGTACGATGTCGACTTGGCGGGTGATGAGGCGGGGACGCATGCGGAGCCTGACCCGGAGCTGTTGATGACTGTTTTGGAGAGTAGGGAGATCATTGAGGAGGCGGACACGGAgcaggatttggaggagctgagggaggagaatgagaagaggattgaggaggcggagagggggttggaggaggctttcaaggtggaggatgtggaacgggcgaaggaggaggcggtgaggttgaggtacTGGATGAATAttagggaggggatggataattgggagagggggaagggggtggtctTGCAGCATTGA
- a CDS encoding uncharacterized protein (COG:I; COG:J; COG:T; EggNog:ENOG503NTYP), translated as MSSRPLPVVQRVPLPQGTPEYEALRQKYLSELEASIPDEYYLPQSLIDNPPRDVTSVPRECGILTAEEIDITENYDATALAAAIASKKFSAVAVATAFTKRAAIAHQLTGCLVEYFQGEALERAKALDEHLEKTGKTVGPLHGVPISLKEHMPIKGHYTAVGFLDTRHIDDYDCQMVAILRAAGAVFYCKTNQPQGIMHLETVSPLGRTLNPHNIDLSAGGSTGGEAALLAIRGSILGIGTDIGGSIRGPAGFCGIYGYKSTSYYLPTKDFLVGGFAAELTVLCSTGPMGHSLRDMDLFCSVVKASNPHVEDPALIPIPWTGTATAPKTTPLKVGIMWNDGAIIPQPPVKRALAWAKEQLETKFPGKFEVKSFVPYQAAEAMVNIRKAYWPDGGNAVRAHLAATGEPMFHLTEWILKDAVSEEELPVSKVLEYRVARDVYRQKFVADWNAQDVDVVISPVFVGPACEHETAFYWNYTALWNYLDYPGVVFPTPIKALKKGAEDYAPEDATPLSEQDKHTRELWAKGDFENAPINLQITTRKYHDNELFGALAALQEALALP; from the coding sequence ATGTCTTCCAGACCGCTTCCTGTTGTTCAGCGGGTACCCTTGCCTCAAGGAACCCCTGAGTACGAGGCTCTGCGCCAGAAGTATCTTTCCGAGCTCGAGGCCAGCATTCCTGACGAGTACTACCTACCCCAGTCACTGATTGACAACCCTCCACGGGACGTCACCTCCGTACCAAGAGAGTGCGGTATCCTGACTGCCGAGGAAATCGACATTACCGAAAACTACGATGCCACTGCCTTGGCCGCTGCCATCGCTTCCAAGAAGTTCAGCGCCGTGGCTGTCGCCACCGCCTTCACCAAGCGTGCTGCCATCGCCCACCAGCTCACCGGCTGCTTGGTAGAGTACTTCCAAGGCGAGGCCCTCGAGAGGGCGAAGGCCCTTGACGAGCATCTGGAGAAGACCGGCAAGACCGTTGGTCCTCTTCATGGTGTTCCTATCAGTCTGAAGGAGCACATGCCCATTAAGGGTCACTACACAGCCGTTGGTTTCCTCGACACGCGCCACATTGATGACTATGACTGCCAAATGGTGGCCATCCTTCGCGCTGCAGGTGCCGTCTTTTACTGCAAGACCAACCAGCCCCAGGGCATCATGCACCTTGAGACCGTCTCTCCTCTTGGTCGcaccctcaaccctcacAACATTGATCTGTCGGCTGGTGGATCTACCGGTGGTGAGGCGGCCCTGTTGGCCATTCGCGGCTCCATTCTTGGTATCGGTACCGATATTGGCGGTTCGATTCGCGGGCCGGCTGGATTCTGCGGTATCTATGGCTACAAGTCGACATCGTACTATCTCCCTACCAAGGACTtccttgttggtggtttcGCTGCCGAGCTGACGGTGCTCTGCTCTACTGGCCCCATGGGCCATTCTTTGAGGGATATGGATCTCTTCTGCTCCGTCGTCAAAGCCTCGAACCCGCACGTTGAGGACCCAGCACTCATCCCTATCCCGTGGACCGGCACTGCCACCGCTCCCAAAACCACTCCTCTCAAGGTCGGCATCATGTGGAATGACGGTGCCATCATCCCTCAGCCTCCTGTCAAGCGGGCTCTTGCCTGGGCCAAGGAGCAGCTAGAGACCAAGTTCCCTGGCAAGTTCGAGGTCAAGTCCTTCGTCCCTTACCAAGCGGCCGAGGCCATGGTCAACATCCGCAAGGCTTATTGGCCCGACGGTGGCAACGCCGTCAGAGCTCACCTTGCTGCCACGGGCGAGCCAATGTTCCATCTGACGGAGTGGATCCTGAAGGACGCCGTGAGCGAGGAAGAGCTCCCCGTCTCCAAGGTGCTCGAGTACCGTGTTGCCCGTGATGTCTACCGCCAGAAGTTCGTCGCGGACTGGAACGCGCAGGATGTCGATGTGGTCATCTCTCCCGTTTTTGTTGGCCCGGCTTGTGAGCACGAGACTGCTTTCTACTGGAACTACACCGCCCTGTGGAACTACCTCGACTACCCCGGTGTTgtcttccccacccccatcaaggCGCTCAAGAAGGGTGCCGAGGACTACGCTCCCGAGGACGCCACTCCTCTGAGCGAGCAAGACAAGCACACCCGGGAACTGTGGGCCAAGGGTGACTTTGAGAACGCCCCTATCAACTTGCAGATTACCACCAGAAAATATCATGACAACGAGCTCTTTGGCGCGCTGGCTGCCCTCCAGGAGGCTCTTGCCCTCCCCTGA